The proteins below come from a single Pedobacter aquae genomic window:
- a CDS encoding pectate lyase family protein: protein MMLRINKIITALVMLVACFFISCKKDKASSDGGGTIINPPPSGNTDGPVKVTETAFAFPGAEGAGKNTTGGRGGRVIKVTNLNDSGTGSLRAAVEASGPRIIIFEVSGNIKLRSRLQIRNGDVTIAGQTAPGDGICLQDYETNITANNVIIRYLRFRLGDTNVATIESDAIWGREFENVIIDHCSMSWSIDETASFYHNRNFTLQWCFITESMNNSGHEKGAHGYGGIWGGSPATFHHNLLAHHTNRNPRFDGGLRGGTGTGKFGVDRVDYRNNVVYNWSGNSTTGGENGEYNIVNNYYKYGPATPSNRRNRIVEIWRDNTLGRGYGIFHVAGNFVFENPTITADNWNGGVNFQSGSGITRTLAERTTPFAIINIPAHTAEQAFEAVLTYGGASLTRDAIDTRIVGEVRNGTATFSGSVSRLAGIIDKQSDVGGWPFLTQTAVLTDTDGDGMPDNWEIARKIDHTRANANNRDLSTGYDNIEVYINSIVSSITENQVK, encoded by the coding sequence ATGATGTTAAGGATAAATAAAATTATTACAGCATTAGTAATGCTAGTAGCTTGCTTTTTTATAAGCTGTAAAAAAGATAAAGCTTCTTCAGATGGTGGAGGAACCATCATAAATCCACCTCCAAGCGGTAACACTGATGGCCCTGTGAAAGTGACTGAAACAGCCTTTGCTTTTCCTGGTGCCGAAGGTGCAGGTAAAAATACTACAGGTGGTAGAGGTGGTAGAGTGATTAAAGTAACCAACCTTAATGATAGCGGAACAGGAAGTTTAAGAGCAGCTGTAGAAGCAAGCGGACCTAGAATTATTATTTTTGAAGTTTCGGGAAACATCAAATTAAGAAGTAGGCTTCAAATTAGAAATGGGGATGTCACCATAGCAGGACAAACAGCTCCTGGTGATGGAATATGCTTACAAGATTATGAAACTAATATAACAGCTAATAATGTTATTATTCGTTATTTAAGATTTAGATTAGGCGATACCAATGTTGCTACTATAGAAAGTGATGCCATTTGGGGTAGAGAGTTTGAAAATGTTATAATAGATCATTGTTCTATGAGTTGGTCTATAGACGAAACTGCGTCTTTTTACCACAACAGAAACTTTACCCTTCAGTGGTGCTTCATCACCGAGAGCATGAATAATTCTGGACATGAAAAAGGCGCACATGGTTATGGTGGTATTTGGGGAGGCAGCCCTGCAACTTTCCATCATAATTTATTAGCTCACCATACCAATAGAAACCCACGTTTTGATGGTGGTTTAAGAGGAGGAACAGGTACCGGTAAGTTTGGGGTAGACCGAGTAGATTATCGTAATAACGTAGTTTATAATTGGAGTGGTAATAGTACAACAGGTGGAGAAAATGGAGAATATAATATCGTTAACAACTATTATAAATATGGGCCAGCTACCCCATCAAATAGAAGAAATCGTATTGTTGAAATTTGGAGAGATAATACTTTAGGTAGGGGTTATGGTATTTTCCATGTAGCCGGAAATTTTGTTTTTGAAAACCCTACTATCACAGCAGATAATTGGAATGGTGGAGTTAATTTTCAATCAGGTTCTGGCATTACAAGAACACTAGCCGAAAGAACAACACCTTTTGCTATCATCAATATACCAGCACACACCGCAGAACAAGCTTTTGAAGCAGTATTAACTTATGGTGGAGCAAGTTTAACGCGTGATGCTATAGATACTAGAATTGTTGGAGAAGTTAGAAACGGTACGGCAACCTTTAGTGGTTCGGTTTCCAGATTAGCTGGCATTATAGATAAGCAAAGCGATGTAGGTGGTTGGCCGTTTTTAACACAAACAGCAGTTTTAACAGATACTGACGGTGATGGCATGCCAGACAATTGGGAAATAGCGAGGAAAATAGATCACACTAGGGCAAATGCTAATAATAGAGATTTAAGTACAGGTTATGATAATATTGAAGTTTACATCAATAGCATAGTAAGTTCCATAACAGAAAATCAAGTTAAATAA
- a CDS encoding DUF4957 domain-containing protein: MKKNKTIILGALMGVLLSFSACKEDLLTEITTLNVDRAFSPTGLDARVVNKTGLRLNWNNVFNAETYTIEIFENPDFSGSPARTIENVLTSQLPFTVTGLAGETSYSVRVKAVGPNVSDSKWITATFTTDPEQIFSPVDLATVTARGVTLSWTPGETATTITFSPGNIVHTVTSSEITAGRAVITGLIPETAYTAKLMNGTKTRGTATFTTLLDLGGATAVTPADDLAAIIANAQPGAVLALFGGTYNINADIVINKSISIRGAKPSDKPIINGLIFRVRANAALNIKDLVLNGTGSLNGNQTIIYDEVSDNAYGNLVVEDCIIRNYVKGIIYVNLRTLIESVTYRGNIIHNIECNGGDFVDFRNGLTRTFNFINNTVYNSALARDFFRMDGGGSTNFPTVQSILNISNNTFNNVSNGATRRILYIRLANHQINFTKNILANTEGYYSNQAITTITTMANNNYFNAPNFTASATAGAKNDTGTFTNLNPGFADAANGNFTLANADLRFNQIGAPRWF, encoded by the coding sequence ATGAAAAAGAATAAGACAATAATTTTAGGCGCTTTAATGGGTGTCCTGCTCTCATTTTCTGCTTGTAAAGAAGATCTCTTAACAGAAATTACTACTTTAAATGTTGATAGAGCATTTTCTCCAACTGGATTGGATGCTAGAGTTGTTAACAAAACAGGTTTAAGATTAAATTGGAATAATGTTTTCAATGCTGAAACGTATACCATAGAGATTTTTGAAAATCCAGATTTCTCTGGTTCTCCTGCTAGAACTATTGAAAACGTTTTAACCTCGCAACTACCTTTTACTGTTACAGGCTTGGCCGGAGAAACCAGTTATTCAGTAAGGGTAAAAGCTGTGGGGCCTAATGTTAGCGATTCAAAGTGGATTACCGCAACTTTCACTACTGATCCAGAACAAATTTTCTCGCCAGTAGATTTAGCTACTGTAACAGCAAGAGGAGTTACTTTAAGCTGGACACCAGGTGAAACAGCAACCACCATCACGTTTAGTCCAGGTAATATTGTACATACCGTTACATCATCTGAAATTACCGCAGGTAGAGCTGTAATTACAGGTTTAATACCAGAAACTGCTTATACAGCTAAATTAATGAATGGTACTAAAACACGTGGAACTGCAACTTTTACCACTTTACTAGATTTAGGAGGCGCAACTGCAGTAACACCAGCGGATGATTTAGCTGCAATCATAGCTAACGCACAGCCAGGGGCTGTATTGGCTTTGTTTGGAGGCACCTACAATATCAATGCAGATATCGTTATCAATAAATCTATTTCTATCAGAGGGGCTAAACCTTCTGATAAGCCAATTATAAATGGTTTGATTTTTAGAGTAAGAGCCAATGCGGCATTAAATATTAAAGATTTAGTATTAAACGGAACAGGCTCTCTAAACGGTAATCAAACTATTATTTATGATGAAGTCTCTGATAATGCTTATGGTAACCTCGTGGTAGAAGACTGTATTATAAGAAACTATGTTAAAGGTATTATTTATGTTAATCTTAGAACACTTATAGAATCTGTAACGTACAGAGGCAATATCATCCATAATATAGAATGTAATGGTGGAGATTTTGTTGATTTTAGAAATGGTTTAACAAGAACATTTAACTTTATCAATAACACCGTATATAACTCAGCACTTGCGAGAGATTTCTTCAGAATGGATGGCGGAGGTTCTACAAACTTCCCAACAGTACAATCCATCCTTAATATTAGTAACAATACTTTTAATAACGTTTCTAATGGCGCTACTAGACGTATATTGTACATCAGATTAGCAAATCATCAGATTAATTTTACAAAAAATATATTAGCAAATACAGAGGGTTATTATAGCAATCAAGCTATTACGACCATTACTACCATGGCTAATAATAATTATTTTAATGCGCCTAATTTCACTGCAAGCGCAACTGCTGGAGCTAAGAATGATACAGGTACTTTCACAAACTTAAACCCTGGTTTTGCAGATGCTGCTAACGGTAATTTCACTTTAGCTAATGCAGATTTAAGATTTAACCAAATTGGAGCCCCTAGGTGGTTTTAA
- a CDS encoding right-handed parallel beta-helix repeat-containing protein, producing the protein MRYFLSAFLLLFSIALKAQIQVNNVAEILAAVKIAKAGDFILVKGGEYKFDARINLNTSGTVEKPIKLMAADLANRPKFDFSAQLEADANQGIALRGNYWHIRGIDVFNAGDNGLIINGGSFNTIEFCTFSECADTGLQISGGAAQNLILNCDSYFNADAKVENADGFACKLDAGTGNTFKGCRAWQNLDDGWDGYLKKTDNITTNYENCWAFLNGMLKDGTPGKGDGNGFKSGGSDDKLLKHNAIYKNCIAAGNLKKGFDHNSNRGEVTLLNCLAFDNKQSNMGFGSKNPLTKLTIKNTQVMGEVGSLNADVTDISNNSWQKPTAKQKVLSIQDLLKPRQADGSLPNIPFFD; encoded by the coding sequence ATGAGATATTTTTTAAGCGCATTTTTACTGCTTTTTAGCATCGCCTTAAAGGCACAAATTCAGGTTAATAATGTTGCAGAAATTTTAGCTGCTGTTAAAATAGCTAAAGCCGGAGATTTCATTTTAGTAAAGGGTGGCGAGTATAAATTTGATGCTCGTATAAACTTAAATACATCCGGTACTGTAGAAAAGCCTATAAAATTAATGGCTGCTGATTTAGCAAACCGACCGAAATTTGATTTTTCTGCTCAGTTAGAGGCTGATGCTAACCAAGGCATAGCTTTAAGAGGTAATTATTGGCATATTAGAGGTATTGATGTTTTTAATGCTGGCGATAATGGCTTAATCATTAACGGAGGAAGTTTTAATACGATTGAGTTTTGTACATTTTCAGAATGTGCTGATACTGGCCTACAGATTAGCGGTGGCGCTGCCCAGAACCTCATCCTAAATTGCGATTCTTATTTTAATGCCGATGCTAAAGTAGAAAATGCCGATGGTTTTGCTTGTAAGCTTGATGCCGGAACAGGTAATACTTTTAAAGGTTGTAGGGCTTGGCAAAATTTAGACGATGGTTGGGATGGTTACCTCAAAAAAACAGATAACATTACCACCAATTACGAAAACTGTTGGGCTTTTTTAAATGGAATGCTAAAAGATGGCACACCGGGTAAAGGCGATGGAAATGGCTTTAAATCTGGCGGTAGCGATGATAAATTACTTAAGCACAACGCCATTTATAAAAATTGCATTGCAGCCGGTAACCTAAAAAAAGGTTTTGATCATAACAGTAATCGTGGCGAAGTTACTTTGTTAAATTGTTTAGCTTTTGATAATAAACAAAGCAATATGGGTTTTGGAAGTAAAAATCCATTAACAAAATTAACTATAAAAAATACCCAAGTTATGGGTGAAGTGGGGAGCCTAAATGCCGATGTAACCGATATCAGCAATAACAGCTGGCAAAAGCCTACCGCTAAGCAAAAGGTTTTAAGCATTCAGGATTTATTAAAACCTCGTCAGGCAGATGGTAGCTTACCCAATATTCCTTTTTTCGATTAA
- a CDS encoding pectinesterase family protein produces MKHFFKYLFFFTLCISQIQMLKAKDYHFIVDAKGSGDFKTVQEAIHAVPDFRKQTTIIYIKNGVYKEKLILPGSKKMVKFIGESKEKTILTFDDFAAKLNKFGEPIGTSGSSSFYIYGDDFSAENITFQNSSGPVGQAVAVQVIGDRIHFKNCRFLGYQDTLYTYGYGSRQYYENCYIEGTTDFIFGAATALFKSCEIYSKKGGSFITAASTPDTVKYGYVFIDCILTGDAPENSTYLGRPWRPYAKTVFIHCDLGKHIKPEGWDFWGKESNKSTAFYAEYKNTGEGFKPEQRVKWAFQLTENQIDSYKVNLILRDWIPK; encoded by the coding sequence ATGAAGCATTTTTTTAAGTATCTTTTCTTTTTTACGCTATGTATTTCTCAAATACAGATGCTTAAAGCTAAAGACTACCATTTTATAGTTGACGCAAAAGGGAGTGGAGATTTTAAAACCGTACAAGAGGCTATTCATGCAGTACCAGATTTCAGAAAGCAAACAACTATTATTTATATCAAAAATGGTGTTTATAAAGAAAAGTTGATTTTACCAGGATCAAAGAAAATGGTGAAATTTATTGGCGAAAGTAAAGAAAAAACTATTTTAACTTTTGATGATTTTGCAGCCAAGCTTAATAAATTTGGTGAGCCTATAGGCACATCAGGTTCTTCTTCTTTTTACATTTATGGGGATGATTTTAGTGCCGAAAATATCACGTTTCAAAATTCGTCTGGTCCGGTTGGGCAAGCAGTAGCCGTTCAAGTTATAGGAGACCGTATACATTTTAAAAATTGTAGATTTTTAGGTTATCAAGATACCCTCTATACCTATGGTTATGGTAGCAGACAATATTATGAAAACTGTTATATAGAGGGTACTACCGATTTTATTTTCGGAGCTGCAACAGCCCTGTTTAAATCTTGCGAGATTTATAGTAAAAAAGGAGGCTCGTTTATTACAGCGGCATCTACTCCAGATACTGTCAAATATGGTTATGTATTTATAGACTGTATACTCACCGGCGATGCACCAGAAAATTCCACCTATTTAGGCAGACCTTGGCGCCCCTATGCAAAAACAGTTTTCATCCATTGCGATTTAGGGAAACACATTAAACCAGAAGGCTGGGATTTTTGGGGAAAAGAAAGCAATAAGAGCACTGCATTTTATGCAGAATATAAAAATACAGGCGAAGGTTTTAAACCAGAGCAACGTGTGAAATGGGCTTTTCAATTAACAGAAAATCAGATAGATAGTTATAAAGTGAATTTAATTTTAAGAGATTGGATTCCTAAATAA
- a CDS encoding rhamnogalacturonan acetylesterase: protein MKFLKPIGFVLIMAMILAFNQAKDKTTLYLIGDSTMSQKSIKAYPETGWGMPFTHFFDSTVVVENHAQNGRSTRTFIEENRWQPIVEKLQKGDYVFIQFGHNDEVATKKSYTTEKDFKANLLKFVKESRAKNAIPVLITPVARRKFNADGKIVDTHEVYAALVREVAQKNEVLFIDLSVSSMKLLQDFGVEKSAYLFNHLEAGQNTNYPNGKTDDTHFNEHGARRMAELVLQEINKQQMDLAKYIIK, encoded by the coding sequence ATGAAGTTTCTAAAACCGATAGGTTTCGTTTTAATAATGGCTATGATTTTAGCTTTTAACCAAGCTAAAGACAAAACGACCCTTTATTTAATTGGCGACTCTACCATGTCTCAAAAAAGTATAAAAGCTTATCCAGAAACTGGTTGGGGCATGCCTTTTACTCACTTTTTTGATTCTACAGTAGTGGTAGAAAACCACGCACAAAATGGTAGAAGTACCAGAACTTTTATAGAAGAAAATAGGTGGCAGCCTATTGTAGAGAAATTACAAAAAGGCGATTATGTATTTATCCAATTTGGTCATAACGATGAAGTAGCAACCAAAAAGAGTTATACTACAGAAAAGGATTTTAAGGCTAACCTTTTAAAATTTGTAAAAGAAAGTAGGGCAAAAAATGCCATTCCTGTTTTAATTACCCCGGTAGCCAGAAGAAAATTTAATGCTGACGGAAAGATTGTAGATACACATGAAGTTTATGCTGCTTTGGTAAGAGAAGTGGCTCAAAAAAATGAGGTTCTTTTCATAGATTTATCTGTTAGTAGTATGAAACTGCTTCAAGATTTTGGAGTAGAAAAATCAGCTTATTTGTTTAATCATTTAGAGGCTGGACAAAATACTAACTACCCCAATGGTAAAACAGATGATACACATTTTAATGAGCATGGTGCCAGAAGAATGGCAGAATTGGTACTTCAAGAAATCAATAAACAGCAAATGGATTTAGCAAAATATATTATAAAATAA
- a CDS encoding glycoside hydrolase family 43 protein — protein sequence MNKKIVRSLLLSIAYFSIQTISAQEYVSKVWVADLGNGKYKNPVLNADYSDPDAIRVGDDFYMISSSFNHIPGLPLLHSKDLVNWTILTHVLPKQIPAETFKKVQHGNGVWAPAIRFHKNEYYIYYPDPDFGIYVTKASRPEGPWSTPELIYEGKGLIDPCPLWDEDGKTYLVHAYAGSRAGIKSVIAIAPMNQEGTKVTGQSVIVYDGHEDDPTIEGPKFYKRNGYYYIFAPAGGVPTGWQLILRSKNIYGPYERKNVLDQGKSPINGPHQGAWIDTQTGEDWFLHFQDKEAYGRVVHLQPMKWVKDWPVIGEDKDGDGKGEPVLVYKKPNVGKSWPVQTPAESDDFDSPILGKQWQWQANADGTWAFAGNKGNLRLYTKQIPTEAKSLWEVPNILGQKFPADNFQVTTKITFTPNDKLENEKIGLIILGQDYSTLFLKSKKDGIYLGYGLCNGAVKDKEEVESIINKIDTKTVYFRVQVSNGGICKWFYSTDNKKFLPVAEPFTALPGKWVGAKVGLYAVRNTQINDSGYADVDWFKVEPIK from the coding sequence ATGAACAAAAAAATAGTGAGAAGCTTATTGCTTTCTATCGCATACTTTTCTATTCAAACCATTTCTGCTCAGGAATATGTTTCAAAAGTTTGGGTAGCCGATTTAGGCAACGGAAAATATAAAAATCCAGTTTTAAATGCTGATTATTCAGACCCTGATGCCATCCGCGTAGGTGATGATTTTTATATGATTTCTTCAAGCTTTAACCATATACCCGGCTTGCCTTTATTGCATTCTAAAGATTTGGTAAACTGGACTATCCTTACGCATGTTCTGCCGAAGCAAATACCTGCCGAAACTTTTAAGAAAGTTCAACATGGTAATGGTGTTTGGGCGCCAGCCATACGTTTCCATAAAAACGAGTATTATATCTATTACCCCGACCCAGATTTTGGTATTTATGTAACCAAAGCATCTCGTCCTGAAGGCCCCTGGTCTACACCAGAATTAATTTATGAAGGTAAAGGTTTAATAGACCCTTGTCCGCTTTGGGATGAAGATGGTAAAACTTATCTCGTACATGCTTATGCAGGCAGCAGGGCAGGTATCAAAAGCGTCATAGCCATTGCCCCTATGAATCAAGAGGGTACCAAAGTAACGGGTCAAAGTGTAATTGTTTACGATGGGCATGAGGATGATCCAACTATAGAAGGTCCTAAGTTTTACAAAAGAAATGGTTATTACTACATTTTTGCTCCAGCTGGTGGAGTACCAACAGGCTGGCAATTGATTTTGAGGTCTAAAAATATTTATGGGCCTTATGAACGTAAAAATGTGCTAGACCAAGGCAAAAGTCCAATTAATGGCCCACACCAAGGCGCTTGGATTGATACCCAAACTGGTGAAGATTGGTTTTTACATTTTCAAGACAAAGAAGCTTATGGTAGGGTAGTACACCTGCAACCCATGAAATGGGTAAAAGACTGGCCAGTTATTGGTGAAGATAAAGATGGCGATGGAAAAGGCGAGCCTGTTTTAGTTTATAAAAAACCAAACGTTGGTAAAAGTTGGCCTGTGCAAACACCTGCCGAGTCTGATGATTTTGATAGCCCAATTTTAGGTAAACAATGGCAATGGCAAGCAAATGCAGATGGTACTTGGGCTTTTGCAGGTAATAAAGGTAATTTGAGGTTATACACCAAGCAAATTCCGACAGAAGCTAAAAGCCTATGGGAGGTACCAAATATTCTTGGACAGAAATTTCCTGCTGATAATTTTCAAGTAACTACTAAAATTACTTTTACCCCAAATGATAAGTTAGAAAATGAAAAGATAGGCTTAATCATCCTTGGACAAGATTATAGCACCCTGTTTCTTAAAAGCAAAAAAGATGGTATTTATTTAGGCTATGGGCTTTGTAACGGAGCGGTAAAAGATAAAGAAGAAGTTGAAAGTATCATTAATAAAATAGATACTAAAACGGTGTATTTTAGAGTTCAGGTAAGTAATGGCGGTATTTGCAAATGGTTTTACAGTACAGATAATAAGAAGTTTTTACCCGTTGCCGAGCCTTTTACTGCTTTACCAGGAAAGTGGGTAGGCGCTAAAGTGGGGCTTTACGCCGTTAGAAATACACAAATTAATGACTCTGGCTATGCCGATGTAGATTGGTTTAAGGTTGAACCCATCAAATAA
- a CDS encoding pectate lyase family protein: protein MKKTYSLITILFFFLMDVIAQPLAFPDAEGFGKFTSGGRGGKVYVVNNLDDDGEGSLRAAVTAKHPRMVVFVVSGTIHLKSRLNISKNISIAGQTAPGDGICIADYPVSLTGDNIIIRYLRFRMGDRYQNGGKVPGSGSDDAMSISKRKNIIIDHCSFSWSTDEVLSAYGGDSTTLQWNIISEPLNYSYHFEEGDTDFEKHGYGGIWGGSNLSAHHNLFIHCNSRTPRFNGARLGATDEFVDFRNNVIYNWGHNNVYGGEGGKYNIVNNFYKFGPSTNQNILNRIVNPSIDKTGKHGQFFVAGNRVYKSSETTKNNLKGIHFDKKADSLSKEEAIAKEPFKVLDDENQSAKKAYKAVLKSVGASYRRDTLDSRLINDVKQQTGRIIDVQGGFKHGTSYEESKIAWPSLASENAKIDTDKDGMPDDWEIKNKLNPKSADDHQLFTISKDYTNLEVYINSLTK from the coding sequence ATGAAGAAAACATATAGCTTAATCACCATCCTTTTTTTCTTTTTGATGGATGTTATAGCACAGCCTCTAGCTTTTCCTGATGCAGAAGGCTTTGGTAAATTTACAAGCGGTGGCAGAGGTGGAAAAGTTTATGTAGTTAATAATTTGGATGATGATGGAGAAGGAAGTTTAAGAGCAGCAGTTACGGCTAAACACCCCAGAATGGTGGTTTTTGTAGTTTCTGGAACTATACATCTAAAATCTAGATTAAACATTAGTAAAAATATAAGCATAGCTGGCCAAACAGCCCCTGGCGATGGTATTTGTATTGCAGATTATCCGGTAAGTTTAACTGGTGATAATATCATCATCAGATACTTACGTTTTAGAATGGGAGACCGCTATCAAAATGGAGGTAAGGTGCCCGGCTCTGGTAGTGATGATGCCATGAGTATTTCTAAAAGGAAAAACATCATCATAGACCATTGCAGTTTTAGCTGGAGTACCGATGAGGTTTTATCCGCCTACGGTGGTGATAGCACTACCCTTCAATGGAATATCATTTCAGAACCGTTAAACTATTCTTATCATTTTGAAGAAGGCGATACTGATTTTGAAAAACATGGTTACGGTGGTATCTGGGGAGGCTCAAATTTATCGGCACATCATAATCTTTTTATCCATTGCAATAGCAGAACACCTAGGTTTAACGGCGCTCGTTTAGGCGCTACAGATGAATTTGTTGATTTCAGAAATAACGTGATTTATAATTGGGGGCATAATAATGTTTATGGTGGCGAAGGCGGTAAATACAATATCGTTAACAATTTTTACAAGTTTGGGCCATCAACCAATCAGAATATTTTAAACAGAATTGTTAACCCTTCTATAGATAAAACAGGTAAACACGGGCAGTTTTTTGTTGCCGGAAATAGGGTTTATAAATCATCTGAAACAACAAAAAATAATCTAAAAGGCATTCATTTTGATAAAAAAGCAGATAGTTTAAGTAAAGAAGAAGCTATTGCAAAAGAGCCTTTTAAAGTTTTAGATGATGAAAATCAATCGGCAAAAAAAGCCTATAAAGCTGTTTTAAAAAGTGTGGGTGCAAGCTACAGAAGAGATACGTTAGATAGCAGATTGATAAACGATGTGAAGCAGCAAACAGGCAGAATTATAGATGTACAAGGTGGCTTTAAACACGGCACAAGTTACGAAGAAAGCAAAATTGCTTGGCCGTCTTTAGCATCAGAAAATGCAAAAATAGATACAGATAAAGACGGTATGCCGGATGATTGGGAAATTAAAAACAAGTTAAATCCTAAATCAGCAGATGACCATCAATTATTTACCATAAGTAAGGATTATACCAATTTAGAAGTATACATCAACAGCTTAACAAAGTAA
- a CDS encoding RagB/SusD family nutrient uptake outer membrane protein: MKKFLNILFLVITISLVSSCKNVLDAPAQSSLDESTIFSTPALAEGTITGILQSFGETNSYRGRFLVFYGSNTDTEVHSSVKSINDDRARLTNYNTNIANGQMNTDNNAYAKFYEGIERANLAIRGLRTHADVQNNPRLAQVLGEILTLRAVLYSDLIKGWGDVPARFEPITTATTNLPRSDRDVIYKQLLADLAEAATLLPWPNETTTTSTVERVNKAFAKGLRARLALAAGGYAQRADGVIRLSTDADLSRDKMYALAKQECLDIINSGKLRLLGFEQVFRTLNRETGLAGLESMWEIPFSEGRGRVIFDLGVRHLKTNKYTGQSRGGNVGPNPIMLYEYEAGDVRRDVTVVPYEWDRAATDAADQGGFQVPSTLSRLYFGKYRYEWMSRRVTSTNDDGLNWMYMRYADVILMAAEAINEIDGPAAAAPYLKMIRDRAFPNQAQKVAQFMQTATVSKEAFFNAIVNERALEFTGEMLRKADLIRWNLLNTKLTEAKTKLQQLETRQGRYANLPQRIYWKLASNNETVEIYGLNFGDTDAIGAAGGYTANKAWTLSASSDQATYWDALFVRDPNSQQYWPIWQYFIENSNGVLNNGGVNYQ; this comes from the coding sequence ATGAAAAAGTTTTTAAATATATTATTTTTAGTAATAACTATTAGTTTAGTTAGTAGTTGTAAAAATGTATTAGATGCACCTGCGCAATCATCGCTAGATGAATCTACCATATTTTCAACGCCTGCTTTGGCAGAAGGTACTATTACTGGTATTCTTCAGTCTTTTGGAGAAACCAATTCTTATAGAGGAAGATTCTTGGTTTTTTATGGTTCCAATACCGATACAGAAGTTCACAGTAGTGTAAAATCTATTAATGACGATAGAGCTAGATTAACGAACTATAATACCAATATAGCAAACGGTCAGATGAATACTGATAACAATGCCTACGCTAAATTTTACGAAGGTATTGAGAGAGCTAATTTGGCTATCAGAGGTTTAAGAACACATGCAGATGTTCAAAATAATCCAAGATTAGCTCAGGTTTTAGGTGAGATTTTAACTTTAAGAGCAGTATTATACAGTGATTTAATTAAAGGTTGGGGCGATGTTCCTGCAAGGTTTGAACCTATAACTACAGCAACAACTAATCTACCAAGAAGTGATAGAGATGTTATCTACAAGCAATTATTAGCAGATTTGGCAGAAGCAGCAACTTTATTACCGTGGCCAAACGAAACTACCACAACCTCAACAGTTGAAAGGGTAAACAAAGCTTTTGCTAAAGGTTTAAGAGCAAGATTAGCCCTAGCAGCTGGTGGTTATGCACAAAGAGCAGATGGAGTGATACGTTTAAGTACCGATGCAGACCTATCGAGAGATAAAATGTACGCTTTAGCGAAACAAGAGTGTTTAGATATCATCAATAGCGGGAAATTAAGATTATTAGGTTTTGAACAAGTTTTTAGAACGCTAAACAGAGAAACAGGTTTAGCTGGCTTAGAATCTATGTGGGAAATTCCTTTTAGCGAAGGTAGAGGTCGTGTAATTTTTGATTTAGGTGTTAGACACTTAAAAACAAATAAATATACCGGCCAAAGTAGGGGAGGAAACGTTGGACCTAACCCCATTATGTTATATGAATACGAAGCAGGAGATGTAAGAAGGGATGTAACTGTAGTACCTTACGAGTGGGATAGAGCTGCCACAGATGCCGCAGACCAAGGTGGTTTTCAAGTTCCTTCAACATTAAGTCGTTTATACTTTGGTAAATACCGATACGAGTGGATGAGTAGAAGAGTAACCTCTACCAATGATGATGGTTTAAATTGGATGTATATGCGCTACGCTGATGTTATTTTAATGGCCGCAGAAGCTATTAATGAGATAGACGGACCAGCTGCAGCAGCACCTTATTTAAAAATGATAAGAGATAGAGCTTTCCCTAATCAAGCGCAAAAAGTAGCACAATTTATGCAAACGGCTACGGTTTCTAAGGAAGCCTTCTTTAATGCTATTGTTAATGAAAGAGCTTTAGAATTTACTGGCGAAATGTTAAGAAAAGCTGATTTGATAAGATGGAATTTATTAAATACTAAATTAACTGAAGCTAAAACTAAACTACAACAATTAGAAACAAGACAAGGTAGATATGCCAACCTTCCGCAGCGTATTTATTGGAAGCTAGCATCTAATAATGAAACAGTTGAAATATACGGTTTAAACTTTGGTGATACAGACGCTATTGGCGCTGCTGGTGGATATACTGCTAATAAAGCTTGGACACTTTCTGCTTCATCAGACCAAGCTACCTATTGGGATGCTTTGTTTGTTAGAGACCCTAACAGTCAACAATATTGGCCAATATGGCAATATTTTATAGAAAATTCTAACGGAGTGTTAAATAATGGAGGGGTTAATTACCAATAA